aacaagaggggaggatttattcaagtccatCACTAAGtttgctaaagaaaaaaatctaccgatggataaCCGTGCTTCAGTATGCACTGATGGAGCTCCGTGTGTGATGGGGAAAAATGGGATTCTTGGCGCTTCATGAACATGAAAAGAAACACATCGAAGTTTCTCAACTCCTGCAGGAAGCTTAACcccaccaagtatcaaccagactacaaagccatcagaaAAAACATGCAGCATCAGAAttattaatggtaagaaatactcatcattgattggcAACAGCATAACAGTgtaattaaaaagaattcagagactaaACCAAAcccttgtactttaaaagtgttgaaattacataaaatgcacacattacttgtatttgtAGTTTTTAACATATTGCATGGCCCTTacggaattacatttttaaaaatttggtgttcttGGTTCTCAGCTCAACTTCAACAATTGCAGCTGTAACAAAACGGTTTACCTAAAACACTAAAGATGGCATAATCAAATTAATAATATGACCATGTCAGGATGCGTGGATGAGGTGGactcaaatgcagggaaacggtGAGGCGAGGCAAGGTGGTGATCAACTCAGAAATGTTTTAATAATCGttacaaaaacacaaagctCAAACAAACGTCCAGGGGATCCAAAACAGCAaggcaaacaaaactcagggtactaacaaaagactgggtATCAAAATTAAAAGGAATGAGGGCTTGGACGGAGAAATAGACAAATAGACAAGAACAGATAGCACATGGAGAaattaaatacagacatggggtaatGAGACAATGAGATACAGGTGGGTgatacaagaggcagcggattggtcaacacacaaggagcaggtgaaatcaatgggtaaacaCATGGACAAGACACACTACGGCACAGAACCAACTCAAACTGTGACAGACCAAACATTGAAATCAGCCTAAAATGGGTTAACACGGCACGCAATGAAATTAAATTGTGTGATAAAGAACACCGTTGGTACAAATTCATGAGAAATTTAGTGGAGCTGTTGTAACAGGCTGCCAACTCGTCGTttaatacagtatgttttttgCTATTTCACCATAGAAAGGGGCATGTTCTATCGGAGGATTAGATTCTTCATGTATTCCATATAATGAAAGCAAGATTTTACCTTTGTTGGGAAAGAATGTTGACCATGTAACTATCTAAAACAGAAACAGGTTGCAGGAAAATATTTTACTTATTTGTATGATAATTGAGAAGTCGGGATGGGATTTAATGTTTTCTTCATCCCACTCCctttcaagtgttttttttgtttttgtttgtttgtttttttgtcatttgttaaaagcagaagaactgtatttgtaaaaaatgaatgcacctgtcagaaatgaaatgaaatatatatataaaaaaataatagttaaaaaaaaaaaaagatgttgagCTTTGATGCAAAATCTTTGAAGAGTACACCAAGTAGAAATCTGTCTTATGATGCTCAAAAGAGCTCTTTTGTACAAGAGTAGCAATGAAAAGTGCACTAAAGGCCCATTTGTTAAAGGGATCTacagatagaaaggcttgttgttcttaacagataaacgttattatgaggtaaaataatttgatattgaaacgccTCCTGATTTTTTCAGTTTTGCACAATTtgcaaaattagtttaactagttggtcgccattattgttgatgtcgcagggcggtgacatcacatggttaccctgccgggcttccagagtatgagactagcgacataaacatgtcatctgttcaaccctttcaatttgaacccaagacgaacactaatgagcatgacagcacttttCGATatatcacaaaacgagcagcagaagcaaaatgaacaggaaagacgagaGAAGAAGAGAGTAGGACataaaaaacggtgttctgccaaaatgtgctacaccggcgaaaggtgtacaagaggcgaattttacACCCAAAGTACCACTGTGCGTTATCAGCTtggttttttttagatgtatacagacagaacatactaaagatgccttaagaaaatacttaaatgtagcaaTATCGTGTTTTAAATgtgctacatgactaatgtggtcaacagatcaacaatctgctttaaagctaccaaaagaaaacacaatgcttaaaagtatgagagggaaacacacgcaaaaagtattttgaggcaatgaaaaggtaataaaagactatttaaaaacacaaattgTAAGTTCTAGAGGCTTTTACTGATATCTCgccacgtagaaggaattgcagtaacccggtagtgttcttctagtgacagtgacaatctacgtcatcaccctgagcctccattgcgcgcataaaacatggcgtcctacgtaggtcaaaaaatgtactaaatattatatatttttaaatcaatggcaatatttttgtgtttttaataacatattttagtaaaaaaaaagaacaattgtggcatACCACAGCCCATAAGTCTTTAAGTCATAGGTTtcctttaaaactgcatcagatTGTAAGGGTGTACGTAATGAATTGTCATACTAGTGTGTTTGCGTGGCTGTCATCTTGAGGCATGCCGGCGCTGAAATTGATTCGCTCAGAGAGCAGGAAGGAGTGTGGGTGGGAGGGCATAGGTGGGCTCCACACGCCCGCTAGCCTCCTGTCTGGACACATCACATCCTCTTGCCGCTGTCACTGAGGCCCAGCTTGGAGATGTAAATACACATACAGATTGACATGTAGCAATATACAGCCAGCACACACTCTGTGCTCTCTTGGGTTGGTGGATCCAGTGGCATCATATTGGCTTTTTGATGACTAATATAGCTGAAGTGGTGCATTTTCAGCCTGTAGGTCAAACGCAACTGGATTGATTCACCCACTGAAGCCAAAAATAACCAGTTGCAGTTCTATTTTTGCACGATGTACGCTTTTAAAATAATCTGAAGCCCTTCTTGACTTTATGTCAATGGTTCCTGTtttctataaaataaaaataaatcctaGGCTCTTTCTTTCCTCCACTATATTTAGCTGAAAGGAAGTTGAAATGATGATATAAATCAATGTGCTGACATCAGCCTTCCTAATAATGGACTACAATGCTGGTATCAGCCTATGTTCTACAGGACTGAGAAGGGGATTTGTGGTATTGTCATcccaagaaaaaaatctttgctGGTAGGAACACATTGAAAGTTAACTCAAAAACAGCGTTACGAATGAAGCTCTCTGCAttacatataaaataaaaggCTTCTCGTCACACTGGCAGTAGTTTCCTCTGAACATCTGGTGGTGGAACCCCACTTgctaatccatccatccatccactgtGATAAATCAGGATTACACGTATAATCTCTGGTTCACAGCAAGCGTCTGCCATCTGCTCGGCGCGGACCCTCATGTTCTTACTTGTGCCCCCTTCCAGGTTGAGTGACAAGCCCGCTGCCCAGCCGCCGCCATGATCGCCACGGGCGGACTGCTCCGCATGAACCGGCGCCAGGACTCCCTGCGCTCCAAGAACCGTGCTGAGAACAAGAAGAAGCGGAAatccaagaagaagaagaagaccgACGTAGTGGTGGTGAAGGGCAAGCTTAACTTGTGCTCACCAGCCGGCCTGGTGGCGGCCGTCGGGCTGGTAGTCCTGATGGTGGGCGTCTCCATGGCTGTGCTGGGGTACTGGCCCAGCCAGAACCAGCACCAGTACCAAGAGCGCCGCCGAACAGGGGTTCACCATGGCAGAATGAGTTactcccaaagcctcaatgtgtcCTCCAGCATGGACCGAGATCCCCCTCAGCTACTAAACCAGAGCCACTCCAACATCAGCGACCTGGCTCCTTCTCCTGCCCGCTGTGGTTTCCTATGTGACTTTCTGGACAACTACTTATACTCGGACAACCTAAAAGTGTTTGGACCACTTGTGATGGGCATTGGGattttcctcttcatttgcgCCAATGCTGTCCTTCACGAGAACCGtgacaagaaaacaaaaatcatCAACCTGAGAGATATCTACTCCACGGTCATAGACCTACACAGCGTCCGTGCCAAGGAATACTCACCTCTCAATGGTTTGGTCAACTACACCCAGTCTAAGAGTGTGGAGGGTCCATCAGGGGGTCAACCAGCAGGGCGAAGCTCCTGGCCCTCTTCCGCCGGACTGGGCAGCGACGAGGTGTTCCGGCGTCCGTCGCGTAGCTGGTCCAAGGATGTCCAGACTTTCACAGACACTGTttatagcatctacaaggactacAACAACGGTGGTGAGGAGGCTCCTCAGCCCCGACAGTGGGACCCCACCTCCATTGTCACCTCCTCAGTAAACGCCTTCACCCTCCCGGTCATCAAGCTGAATAACTGCGAGGCAGAGGAAGACGTTGTCATTGAAGCTGAGAACGACCAAGAGGAAGTGCAGGATAACGAAGAGAAGACAAGCCCACCGTCTGAGGACATACCTGCCGCCGAGCCGCTCAATTTGTTCCTGCCGTCCCCGGTCGCCAGGGCATTGGGTTCACGCCTGTCCCTCAACTCACTCACGGACCCGCCAAAGTCAGCGCGTCGGTGCAGCCTTTCAGTGACAACGTCCCACCAGAGTGAGAGGGGCAGGCGCTTCAGCTGCCCCCGCTTAGAGCGCACCAACAGTAAGGGCTACATAAAACTCAGCGACCTGGGGGGTGAATCCTTTGAGGCGCCGGACACGTCGTTAGGTGTGGAAGGCAAGCAGGAAGTGGTACCCACAGATGCGGGCAATGTGGAAGAGGATGCTCAGGTACTGGAGGGACAAGTGTTGCCCAGCACATCTACAGAATCTTAAGGAAATTCCTGACATAATCTGACaagaagcccctttcacactccTAAAGCATTCAACAGGCATTTTTTTCAGCGCTGGCTTTCAGCAAAATGTTGCTGTATTCACATGGCAGGCTCACACATTCAGATAAGTTGATGCTTATGAATATCTGAGATGACTACGAttgctttcaacacaaactgggTGTGGCCTGTGATCCTCAGAGCCGAGCGGTGTTACACTTCTGATATGTCGGCAGCTGTGTTATTCTAAACTGCTGAAAATCTCTTACACGCTGTTCAGTGGTAGTGTCCAATAATTCAGAGTGAGTCCTTTAAATCGCCTCGTGCTTTTTTTAGGGCATGGCATGCAGCAGAAAGGGTGAAAGACGCTCAGGAAAATGAGGGTCAAGTGGGGCGCAGCCCAACTACAGAATCCCAAATGAAATCTCTAAAATCTCCtattagcccctttcacacagcaCAATTGTTGAGCCAGCGTTTATTCGACCCTGGCTTTAAGAAGGTGGGTGTATGGTCAGTGTTTACATAGCCATTGCGGATTTACACACTCAGATAATTAACTTGTTCTGCAGTCtcatctagaaaaaaaaatgctttcagcaCAAAGGAGTGGCCTCTCAGTCCCTTGCCCACTGGGGGCATCGCATTGGAAGCCTGAATATTTTAGATCAAACTAGCCGCTGTATCCTTCATCAGACGACAGAAAGCTGGTCGAGTGTGTAAGAAGCTTTTAATACGAAGTAGTTCATAACTTACCTGTTAGGAATCATTCAATTAAAAGATGGAATTCACCCCTTTTATTCTGAATTATaacctcacacacacacaacagtgAATCAGCAATAAAGCTAACTAAAAGAGGGCTAGTTTTTTGCAGGGCTTTTAACAGAAGGAAGTACTCCTACCTACTTTATTTGGAGTGTAGCTTTCAACCAACTTCACACATTCAGATATACTCTAGATACGTGTTCAGTATCAGAGACAACAACAGTGATAATTGCTTCACAACCATTGCAGACTGGCGGCATTATGCCAGCAGTATTATGTCAGAATTCGACAAGTGTAgtgtaaactagggctgcagctatcgaatattttagtaatcgactgaaaattctaccgattaatcgagtaatcagataaaacaaatatatttttagggctgtcaaacgattaaaatttttaatcgagttaattacagcttaaaaattaactaatcgtaattaatcgcaattcaaaccatctataaaacatgccatatttttctgtaaattatatatatattctgtaaaataaattgttggaatggaaagataagacacaagatggatatatacattcaacattcggtacataaggactgtagtgggcatttcactctactgtcatttaaatctgtctatgctgtcctcactccgaagcgtctactttttccaaagctagacagctagtgaacgacgccttaataatcagacttcttcctttttcatctgatttattaataaaatggcctcaaaccactgtcctctttacacCGTAgtgaaataacaacaaaaaagtacacagcattgcattagcaacaacgttagcttagcacgctatacaggttcactaaaccttaacaaaaagcgtctcatacaaaaaatataacatttcgcttactaacataatacttacattctttacaacaaccatacttacggacaaatcttgaccAAGGAtcttataagcacaacattatcagcccgagacgtcgtgcagccgtaatgaagaaaagaagaaaataataaaccatgtcgcaaagcgaccacaagagttcgctgttggacagcgcaaaaagccttgctgtaaaacttaccaaaaggcagaatactttctgagcgggacatgtgcgttaattgtgtcaaatattttaacgtgattaatttaaaaaattaattaccgcgcgttaacgcgataattttgacagccctaatttttaggtgaagagcaattataaatatacatgagaaaacaagacatttcatctaatcttgaaccattttcagtcaatcaatgtctttattttcaatgtatattgttgaaaacagccaacaattgcatctcagatgtgactagaataaaaaaagagtaattcactgctttcactcaaaaacctttagatcttattaaaaaaaacatatatatatgtatatatatatatgtatgtatatatatatatatatatatatatatatatatatatacctaaaaatgccgttatgcttgataacacacatcacttaaaagttaggattttttcccacgtgtttcaattgaatttctatttgtgtcaagccatttttaagttctagttaagttttaagttagtctaaactgtaagtcctgataggattttgagtttttgcagtgctcaaaataaatgtatgatacaggctgtattggaccacattagggaccagtgttaCTTggggttttatccagcaatgactactgagctaaaattgatagttagcattattgagttttttttttacaccctcatcactccacaacgctatgttatgttaaagcctgtatgtaagacacattagccacgcatcgaaagtggtcataaacaATAGAAACAAAGccatccgcagggctaacgttacttgagctagtgacagtaacgttaatcctttttattagcgcttagcgctctttattagcgcttagcgctctactgttttaagatggcggctgtttactaacgctgcccagatgcggccgagtctgtcattttgcatctagttcaacatacatgtgatctctatgagactcatcagacgctacctgctaccaacgtagcatcgtgcgggctagtatttagcaacgtcggcgtcgttagtagcggctgtcggttgcagtaatttttctttttttttttttctgcttcttcatctacgcacgtgacatcagcgcgttgtcccgcattaaaagtagtccgagcaaaacgtgatgcttagagctgtcaaaataaatgattactcaAGGTTATtaaaaaattactcggatcagattttaaacttgagttactcgagttgctcgagtattcgtttcagctctagtgtaAACACCCACCGCATTCCACATCAGTACCCTACGTCCAGGAAAGGAAACACAACACAAAGGGACAAAGAGGTTTTTGTGCTATTCTTTCAGACAACGCTATTCCACTTTAGACATTGTCAGATTTGTAGGTATATGCCCCACCCACCCTTCTCGCAGCATCTTGCGAAAAGGAAAGTGAGCCAGAAAAGCACTGGCTTAGATGTGCTGCGTATGAGTCTTCTAACACAAAGGCAATGTCCCAGCAATACATgactactaagggtgtaacggtacatgtatttgtattgaaccgtttcggtacgtggtgctcggttcggaacggaggcgtgccgaacgagtttctgatgtaatgtaacccctacttttcgaggctgtgagtcgatcgggttacagtttctttgtgtagattatatttactcggtgttagacgcgtcccagaagtggctcaacacgacgcacgcgaaaagaatggcagagtttattatttgacgcaagacgcgaccctcctgcgtcaatactactaccggtagctaggatcgggcagaccggaagtcactcgtgtaaaaacacggtggatccggtcgattttcaaactaatatgcaatcgtaacccactttttgagtccatcagatctcttgagtggtagattggggcacagttgacttgtatctgttgatttactgctgtcttctctgctataataataaccaacacagccccgtgttcaatacaaaaccctcctaccacaacaaaacaagtaggaactaatactcacataggaactaaacttatacaacataaaatatacaatatgaaTGAATACTACTTCACATTTgtacaatataaacacataataaaaccaaggtacgttccgaaccgagatttttgtgtaccgttacacccctaatgaaTACTCCTGATCGCATGTCTGGCAAATTCTTGAACTTGAGTCCACGGATTTCATTTCGGGAACTTAGTCAAAGCAGAGCAAGCTGGGAAAATGCCTGTGTCAATGACTAGTAAGAAAAGGAGTTTTTAACACAAATAGGCAATCTTGGTTTTTACCTATTCCCTTTGCATAGCGGGGATTCCACCAGTTTTACTTCAGTATTTGTGAGCAGTCAGATT
The DNA window shown above is from Corythoichthys intestinalis isolate RoL2023-P3 chromosome 14, ASM3026506v1, whole genome shotgun sequence and carries:
- the LOC130929995 gene encoding transmembrane protein 200A-like; translation: MIATGGLLRMNRRQDSLRSKNRAENKKKRKSKKKKKTDVVVVKGKLNLCSPAGLVAAVGLVVLMVGVSMAVLGYWPSQNQHQYQERRRTGVHHGRMSYSQSLNVSSSMDRDPPQLLNQSHSNISDLAPSPARCGFLCDFLDNYLYSDNLKVFGPLVMGIGIFLFICANAVLHENRDKKTKIINLRDIYSTVIDLHSVRAKEYSPLNGLVNYTQSKSVEGPSGGQPAGRSSWPSSAGLGSDEVFRRPSRSWSKDVQTFTDTVYSIYKDYNNGGEEAPQPRQWDPTSIVTSSVNAFTLPVIKLNNCEAEEDVVIEAENDQEEVQDNEEKTSPPSEDIPAAEPLNLFLPSPVARALGSRLSLNSLTDPPKSARRCSLSVTTSHQSERGRRFSCPRLERTNSKGYIKLSDLGGESFEAPDTSLGVEGKQEVVPTDAGNVEEDAQVLEGQVLPSTSTES